AAGGTGGCAAACAAGCTCATCAAGGACGCGGACTTCGCGAAGGTCGCGGACAACGGCTCCAACCCCAGCGACTCCGTCCAGTACGGCCGCGAGACGGTGGAGCGCCTGTTCAGCGTCACGTACTACCTGCGCATCGGTGCGATCGTGCTTGTGGCGCTCCTCGCGTTCATCGCGTTCGTGTTCATCAACAACACCATCCGTCTCGCCATCTCGGCGCGTCGCCGCGAGATCGCTATCATGCGCCTGGTCGGTGCGTCTAATGGCTTCATCCGCGGGCCGTTCATGATGGAGGGCCTGCTCGAGGCGCTCTTCGGCTCGGTTCTGGCGGTCGTCGCGCTCAACGGCGGTCTCGCCGTCGTCATGCCCAGGCTCCAGAACAGCCTGAAGTTCCTCTCGTTCGACCTGCCGGCACACGTGCTGGCCGGCACGTACGCGGGGCTCATCGTAATCGGCATGCTCCTCGGCATGTTTGGCTCTATGATTGCCATGAGGCGCTACCTCAAGGTCTAGCCAAGCAACCGGCATCGTCCTTGTGAAAGGCGGCGCGGCCTGCGGGTCACGCCGCCTTTCCATACCAAAGGAGGTCTCGCATGGGACGCAAGCGCCCGCACAGGTCCAACCGTCGCCGTCCCGGACGGGAGGGCAAGCGCAAGGCGCACGTCCTTCTCACCGGTACGCTGCGCGTGATGAGGCCCGGCGTCGCGGAGGTGCAGACGCCGGAGGGGACGTTCTCCGTGGCGCGCGGAGGCATTCGCGAGGGCATGAGCGGCGACGAGGTGCAGGTTAGCCTCCAGGAAGCGCGCGGGCGAGAAAAACTTGCGCGCGTGCAGAACGTCGTCTCGCGCGCGACAACGACGTTTCTGGGCGTTTACAGGCACCTTGACCCGCTGGGGGTCGTTGTGCCGCTGGACGCCCGGATCAAGCGGGACTTCTTCGTGGTCCCGGAGGACCGAAGCGCCTCGCGCCTGGGCGTGGGGGAGGGCGACGTCGTGTCCGCCCGCATCACGGAGTACCCCGGCCGCCACAGCGCCGGCGTCGTCACCATAGACCGGCGCGTGGGCCCGTCGGCGGAGCTCGACCTCAACGTGGAGTCCGTCATCGCGTCGTACGACCTGCCGGGAGAGTTCCCCTCTGCGGCGCTCGCGCAGGCGGACGCCATCACCGTCGACGTCGCGGCAGCACTCGCCAGCGACCCGCTGCGCCGCGACATGCGCTCAAGCTGCGTCTTCACCATCGACCCCACGGACGCCCGCGACTTCGACGACGCCGTGGGCGCCCGGCGCACGGACGACGGCTTCGAGGTTGAGGTCCACATCGCGGACGTGACGCACTACGTGCCGTGGAACTCGCCCGTCGACAACGAGGCCAAGCGCCGTGGATGCTCCGTCTACCTGG
This sequence is a window from Parafannyhessea umbonata. Protein-coding genes within it:
- the ftsX gene encoding permease-like cell division protein FtsX encodes the protein MVPSNIGYSLHEAFRHFRRNWSTVLGAIVTIFLSLFVIGMFVLGSVLVGNLVGNVEDRVTIQAFLSDNADKTAVEALQKKVDGWKYVESVSYKSKEEALKQYKETMSNRNAADAVAALDGENPVPASLVIKLSDPQDVEKVANKLIKDADFAKVADNGSNPSDSVQYGRETVERLFSVTYYLRIGAIVLVALLAFIAFVFINNTIRLAISARRREIAIMRLVGASNGFIRGPFMMEGLLEALFGSVLAVVALNGGLAVVMPRLQNSLKFLSFDLPAHVLAGTYAGLIVIGMLLGMFGSMIAMRRYLKV